From Erigeron canadensis isolate Cc75 chromosome 8, C_canadensis_v1, whole genome shotgun sequence, one genomic window encodes:
- the LOC122611330 gene encoding cytochrome P450 86A22-like has protein sequence MDSSTGWLIISLIVAYVVWFKSITRSLTGPRVWPVFGSLPGLIQNANRMHDWIADNLRTCGGTYQTCISPVPFLARKQGLVTVTCDPKNLEHILKAKFDNYPKGPTWQAVFHDLLGEGIFNSDGDTWLFQRKTAALEFTTRTLRQAMARWVSRAIKLRFVPILKTAQLEGKPVDLQDLLLRITFDNICGLAFGKDPQTLSPGLPENSFATAFDRATEATLQRFILPESIWKLKKWLRLGMEVELSQSLGHVDKYLTSVINTRKLELLNKVDGGTPHDDLLSRFMKKKEAYSNTFLQHVALNFILAGRDTSSVALSWFFYLVIKNPRVEMEILTELYTVLSESRGADTCNWLEDPLVFEEVDKLTYLKAALSETLRLYPSVPEDSKHVAEDDVLPDGTFVPAGSAITYSIYSTGRMKFIWGDDVLEFRPERWLSEDGKKFEVKDQFRFVSFNAGPRICLGKDLAYLQMKSIAAAVLLRHRLTLVPGHRVEQKMSLTLFMKYGLKVDLHPRELPPTTHNIAKY, from the coding sequence ATGGACTCGTCTACCGGATGGCTGATTATATCTCTTATTGTAGCATATGTTGTATGGTTCAAGTCTATAACACGTTCATTAACCGGTCCACGTGTATGGCCCGTCTTTGGGAGCTTACCGGGCTTGATTCAGAACGCTAATCGCATGCACGATTGGATTGCCGACAATCTTCGTACATGTGGTGGCACCTATCAAACTTGCATTTCCCCTGTCCCCTTTTTGGCACGAAAACAAGGTCTCGTGACCGTCACGTGCGATCCCAAAAACCTCGAGCACATACTCAAGGCAAAGTTCGATAATTACCCCAAGGGCCCCACTTGGCAAGCTGTGTTTCATGATCTACTTGGTGAAGGCATCTTTAACTCCGACGGTGACACGTGGTTGTTCCAGCGCAAGACTGCTGCGCTGGAATTTACCACACGGACCCTCAGACAAGCCATGGCTCGGTGGGTGAGTCGAGCCATCAAGCTGAGGTTTGTCCCGATTTTGAAAACGGCTCAGCTTGAAGGTAAGCCGGTTGATCTACAAGACCTGTTGCTTCGGATCACTTTTGACAACATTTGTGGCTTGGCTTTTGGGAAAGACCCGCAAACGTTATCCCCGGGTTTGCCCGAAAATAGCTTTGCAACGGCTTTTGATCGAGCCACCGAAGCCACGCTACAACGGTTTATTTTACCCGAGAGTATTTGGAAGCTGAAGAAATGGCTTCGGCTTGGGATGGAAGTCGAGCTGAGCCAAAGCTTGGGTCATGTTGACAAGTATTTGACATCTGTGATTAATACACGTAAGCTTGAATTGCTTAATAAGGTAGATGGTGGGACCCCTCATGATGACTTGTTATCTAGGTTCATGAAGAAAAAAGAGGCATACTCGAATACCTTCCTACAACACGTGGCACTGAATTTCATCTTAGCTGGACGTGACACATCATCGGTCGCGCTTAGCTGGTTTTTCTATCTTGTGATTAAAAATCCGAGGGTGGAAATGGAAATTCTGACAGAACTTTATACGGTTTTGTCAGAATCACGTGGCGCTGACACGTGCAACTGGCTCGAAGACCCTTTGGTCTTCGAAGAAGTAGACAAGCTGACGTATTTAAAAGCAGCATTGTCAGAAACACTCAGATTATATCCGTCGGTTCCAGAGGATTCAAAACATGTTGCCGAAGATGACGTCCTACCAGATGGGACATTTGTCCCGGCCGGTTCTGCCATCACTTATTCAATATACTCGACCGGTCGGATGAAGTTTATATGGGGAGATGATGTTCTCGAATTTAGGCCTGAAAGGTGGTTATCCGAGGACGGTAAAAAGTTTGAGGTCAAGGATCAATTCCGGTTCGTTTCCTTCAATGCTGGTCCTAGAATTTGTCTAGGAAAAGATTTGGCATATTTGCAAATGAAGTCAATCGCTGCGGCGGTGTTACTCAGACACCGCCTCACGTTGGTGCCCGGACATCGTGTCGAACAAAAGATGTCACTAACATTGTTCATGAAATATGGTCTTAAGGTAGACCTTCACCCACGAGAGTTGCCACCCACTACTCATAATATTGCCAAATATTGA